CTGCTCGAGCTCGTCGCGCTTGAGGTCGGGCAGCTCGGAGTCCTCGGCGGTCAGGGCGTCCAGCACCGCGGTGTTCGTGGGGGCGCCGTTGTCGGCGGCGAAGGTCACCCCGGCCTCGACGTCGTTGGTGAAGAAGTCGATGAACGCGGCCGCGGTGGGGACGTTCTCGCAGTTGGTGGAGATGCCGAAGCCGGAGGCCACCAGGATGTTGCCGATCCCGGCGGGTCCGTCGGGGTAGCGGGCGGCCTGGAGCTGTCCGGCGTCACGGCCCTCGAGGGTCTGCTGGGCCACGTAGAGGGAGTTGCCCGGGAGCACCCCGACCATCAACTGCCCGGTCGCCAGGTAGCCCTGGTCGGCCCCGGGTGGCTCCTCGGCGGACATGTCCGGAGGCAGGGCGACGCCCTCCTCCTGCAGCTTCAGCCAGGTGCCCCAGTACTCCTTGAGCTGGTCCTCGGTGAAGCCCAGCTTGCCCTCGGCGTCGAAGACCTCGATGCCCTGGCCCACGGCCCAGGCGTAGAAGGCGTTCTGCTCCTCGCCGCCGGCCGCCACCGCGTAGGTGCCCTCGGGCAGACCCTCCTGGGCGCTGCGCACGTACTCGAAGAACTGCTCCCAGTCCCAGCTCTCCGGAGGGGCGCCCGCGCCGGCCTCCTCGGCCAGGGTGGTGTTGATCATCAGGGCGTCCCAGGCGATGCCGTAGGGGATGAAGTACAGCTTGCCGTCGCTGCCCCGGCCACCGTCGAGGACGGCGGCGGGGATCATGCTGGTGTCGATGGCCCCGGAGGCCACCATGTCGTCCAGCGGCTGCAGGGTCTGGCGCTTCACGTAGTCGTTGACCTGGCGGTCCTGCATCTGCACCACGCAGGGGAGCGACCGGCTGGAGGCCTGCACGTTCAGCCGGTTGAAGTACTGCGCGTAGTCGGCGGACTGGGTCTCGGTGGTCACCTCGGGGTGGGCCTCGTTGAACTGCTCGATGACGGCGTTGGTCTTGGCGTTGCGGGACTCACCACCCCACCAGGCGACCTGGAGCGCGCCGCTGACCTCGCCCTGGCCGTCCGAGCTTTCCGCGGTTCCCTGGTTGAGGCACGCCGTGCTGGTGAGCGCGACGCCGAGCAGCAGCGCGACCCCGGTGAGGGTTCGGCGGCGACGTGGCTGGGTCATGACGGAGGTCCTTTCGTCGAGGCGGCGTCGGTGCCGCCAGGTCTGGGTGGTGGTGCTCACTTGAGGCCGGTCGTGGCGATGCCCTCGACCAGCAGGCGTTGGGAGGCGATGAAGAAGCCGACGATGGGGGCCAGGGAGAGGGTGGCCATCGCGAAGAGGGTCCCGTAGGTGCTCTGGCCGGTCTGGTCGAGGAACGCGTTCAGCCCCAGCGAGACGGTCCAGAGATCGGAGCCGGGCAGGTACAGCAGCGGTCCCAGCAGGTCGTTCCAGGCCCACACGAAGGTGAACATCGCGGTGGTGCCGATCGCCGGGAGCGACATCGGCATGATGATCCGCCAGAAGATGCCCCAGTGCCCGCAGCCGTCGATTCGGGCCGACTCGTCCAGCGACTTCGGCAGGGTGCGGATGAACTGCACCATCAGGAAGATGAAGAAGGCGTCGACGCCGAAGAAGTGCGGGACGGTCAGGGGCAGGTAGGTGTTCACCCAGCCCATCTGGTTGAAGATGATGTACTTCGGGATCAGCGTGACGTGCTGGGGCAGCAGCATGGTGGCGATCACCAGGCCGAACAGCACCCGCTTGAAGGGGAACTCCAGCCGGGCGAAGGCGTAGGCGGTCAGCGAGCAGGCGAACAGGTTGCCCAGGATCTGACCGATCGTGATGATCGCGGAGTTGACGAAGTAGCGGCTGAAGTTGAGGTTGCCCACCGACCAGCCGTCGACGTAGTTCTGCACCGTGTAGGTGTCGGAGAACAGGCTCAGGCCGGCGAAGGTCTGGTTGCCGGGCCGGAACGAGGCCCCGACCATCCACAGCACCGGGTAGAGCATCACCGCCAGGAAGCTGAGCAGCACGGCGTGCTTGATGATGCCCCGCAGCACCCGGTTGCCGGCGGGGCGCTGGGTGCGGGCGTCCCAGGGGCGTGGGGACCGGCCCGGGCGGACGCTGTCCGGCTGGGCGGGCGCGGTGGTCGTCGTCATGATTCGTCTCCGTAGTGGACCCAGTAGCGGGAGGAGCGGAAGAACACCGCGGTGACCACGGCGAGC
The sequence above is a segment of the Auraticoccus monumenti genome. Coding sequences within it:
- a CDS encoding ABC transporter substrate-binding protein, giving the protein MTQPRRRRTLTGVALLLGVALTSTACLNQGTAESSDGQGEVSGALQVAWWGGESRNAKTNAVIEQFNEAHPEVTTETQSADYAQYFNRLNVQASSRSLPCVVQMQDRQVNDYVKRQTLQPLDDMVASGAIDTSMIPAAVLDGGRGSDGKLYFIPYGIAWDALMINTTLAEEAGAGAPPESWDWEQFFEYVRSAQEGLPEGTYAVAAGGEEQNAFYAWAVGQGIEVFDAEGKLGFTEDQLKEYWGTWLKLQEEGVALPPDMSAEEPPGADQGYLATGQLMVGVLPGNSLYVAQQTLEGRDAGQLQAARYPDGPAGIGNILVASGFGISTNCENVPTAAAFIDFFTNDVEAGVTFAADNGAPTNTAVLDALTAEDSELPDLKRDELEQYRAISEDNPPKVNYPPGFNAVFQQAFTRNYNEVAFGRLTLEEAVDAFFTETNASLG
- a CDS encoding carbohydrate ABC transporter permease, which codes for MTTTTAPAQPDSVRPGRSPRPWDARTQRPAGNRVLRGIIKHAVLLSFLAVMLYPVLWMVGASFRPGNQTFAGLSLFSDTYTVQNYVDGWSVGNLNFSRYFVNSAIITIGQILGNLFACSLTAYAFARLEFPFKRVLFGLVIATMLLPQHVTLIPKYIIFNQMGWVNTYLPLTVPHFFGVDAFFIFLMVQFIRTLPKSLDESARIDGCGHWGIFWRIIMPMSLPAIGTTAMFTFVWAWNDLLGPLLYLPGSDLWTVSLGLNAFLDQTGQSTYGTLFAMATLSLAPIVGFFIASQRLLVEGIATTGLK